aatacctcataatgacatcaaaaacggaaatatcacatttacataagtattcagaccctttagtcagtactttgttgaagcacctttggcagcgattacagatgcAAGTCTTCTtcagtatgacgctacaagcttggcacacctgtatttggggagtttctcccattcttctctgcacatcctctcaagctctgtcagattggatggggagcgtcactgcacagctattttcaggtctctccagagatgtttgatcgggttcaagtccgggctctggctgggccactcaaggacattcagagacttgtctcgaagccactcatgcattgtcttgtctgtgtgcttagggtcgttgtcctgttgggaggtgaaccttcgccccagtctgaggtcctgagtgccctggagcaggttttcctcaaggatctctctgtactttgctctgttcagctttcccttgatcctgactagtctcccagtccctgtaaaacatccccacagcataattcTGCCAccatgtagggatggtgccaggtttcctccagacatgatgcttggcattcaggccaaagagcaatcttggtttcatcagaccagagaatcttgtttctcatggtctaagagtcctttaggtgccttttggcaaactccaagctggctgtgatgtgccttttactgaggagtggcttccatctggccactctaccgtaaaggcctgattggtggagtgctgcagagatggttgtccttctggaagattctcccatctccacagaggaactctggagccctgtcagagagaccatcgggttcctggtcacctccctgaccaaggtccttctcccctgattcctcagtttggccgggcagccagcgcTAGGAAGaatcttgttttttttttgctttgtcaattatgggctattgtgatgtcattatggggtattgtgatgtcattatggggtattgtgatgtcattatggggtattgtgatgtcattatggggtattgtgtgtagattgatgagggaaaaaataaatgtaatccattttagaataaggctgtaatgtaacaaaaaatgtggaagaagtcaaggggcctgaatactttcagaaagcCCTGTATACAAAAGACAGATCCGACTTTCAGAAGGGTTGAATGTGATGAGACCCTTAGAGCTCCACACCATCAGAGACTTGCCCTACTTTTCCCCTGACCATAACAAAACAACATTTTCCAGATAACTCTAGGTCCTCAAATACATTCCCTGGAGTATctaacattataaactgggtggttccagccatgaatgctgattggctgacggTCGTTCtacatcagaccgtataccacgggcaTGACAAAAcaatttatttttactgctctaattaagttggtaaccagtttataattaagcaataaggcacctcgggggttagtgatatatggccaatataccacagctaagggctgtgtccaagCACTCCACATTGCATCGtacttaagaacagcccttagtcgtggtatattggccatataccacacctcctcaggcctTATTACTTAATTATAACATTCTTCAGATAGATATCCTGGTTAcctcccaaatggctccctgttccctatttagtgcactacttctgactagGGCCCCAtagactctggtcaaaagcagtgcactatatagggagtagggtgccatttggtcacTGTTGGTCTACCTACCTTAGCACACTGCATGTGGTTGCAGCCTTCGTTCTTCTGAATAGGAGACTTGCAGTTGGCGCAGGGTTTGGCGTTTGACAGTAACCACAAGCAGTTGGCTGCATCTTCATAGGCTTCACTCACACCAGCCACTTCCCAGggggaaaaacaacaacacaacagacagCTAACTGGACACGACTCCTTCCACAGCATTCAGAGAGTGTTCCTACAACctacagagagtgtgagagagagagagagagagagagagagagagagagagagagagagagagagagagatacagagatacagagatacagagagacagagagagagagagagagagagagagagagagagagagagagagagagagagagagagagagagagagagagagagagagagagagagagagagagagagagagagagagagagagagagagagagaagagagagagagagagagagatacagagagagagagatacagagagagagagagagagagagagagagagatacagagagagagagagagatacagagagagagagagagagagagagagagagagagagagagagagagagatacagagatacagagatacagagagagagagagagagagagagagagagagagagagagaaaagagagagagaaaagagagagagagagagggagagagagagagggagagagagagagagagagagagagagagagagagagagagagagagagagagagagagagagagagagagagagagagagagagagagagagagagagagagagagagagagagagagagagagagagagagagagatagagagagagagagagagagagagagagagagagagagagagagagatacagagagagagagagagagagagagagagagagagagagagagagagagagagagagagagagagagagagagagacagagagagagagagagagagatacagagagagagagagatacagagagagagagagatacagagagagagagagagagagagagagagagagagagagagagagagagagagatacagagagagagagagagagagagagagagacagagagacagagagaagagagatacagagagagagagagagagagagagagaaaagagagagagagaaagagagagagagagagagagagaaagagagagagagagagagagagagagagagagagagagagagagaaaaaagagagagagagaaaaagagagagagaaacagagagagagagagagagagagagagaaaaagagagagagaagaaaagagagagagagaaagagtgtgtgtgtgtgtgtgtgtgtgtgtgtgtgtgtgtgtgtgtgtgtgtgtgtgtgtgtgaaagagagaaaaaagaaagaaagaaagagaaaaagaagggaaagaaaagagagagagccttTCGTTCCTGCCTgagaacctggagagagagagagagagagagtctgaaaaaaaagagagagtgtgtgagagtgtgtgtgtgagagagagagagaaaagagagagagagagtgtgtgtgtgtgtgtgtgtgtgtgtgtgtgtgtgtgtgtgtgtgtgtgtgtgtgtgtgtgtgtgtgtgtgtgtgtgtgtgtgtgtgtgtgtgtgtgtgtgtgtgtgtgtgtgtgtgtgtgtgtgtgtgtgtgtgtgtgtgtgtgtgtgtgtgtgtgtgttctctctaatagCCCATTGCAACCTGACGTTAATCGCTGCTTTTGAAACACTGTGTCTTTATTCTCTGGAAGGCATCctaattggcaccctattccctatgtagtacactacttttgaccaagtcGAATAGGACACATAGtctactacttttgaccagagccctatgtagggaatagggtaactTTTGAGAAAAATCACTGACTGAACAGAATGGAACCGCGCTAGCTTTTAAAGCCTGAACAAAAGCACTCGGGGAAACTGGTTTCAAAGCACAACAATAACGCCTTTCGTTCCTGCCTGAAACCTGGTGTAGTCTGCagctagcgtctgaaacctggtgttgcCTGTAGCTAGCGTCCTAAACCTGGTGTTGCCTGTAGCTAGCGTCCTGAACCTGGTGTTGTctgtagctagcgtctgaaacctggtgttgTCTGTAGCTAGCGTCCTGAACCTGGTGTTGCCTGTAGCTAGCGTCCTGAACCTGGTGTTGTctgtagctagcgtctgaaacctggtgttgcctgtagctagcgtctgaaacctggtgttgcctgtagctagcgtctgaaacctggtgttgcctgtagctagcgtctgaaacctggtgttgcCTGTAGCTAGCGTCCTGAACCTGGTGTTGTCTGTAGCTAAcgtctgaaacctggtgttgcctgtagctagcgtctgaaacctggtgttgtctgtagctagcgtctgaaacctggtgttgcctgtagctagcgtctgaaacctggtgttgcctgtagctagcgtctgaaacctggtgttgcctgtagctagcgtctgaaacctggtgttgcctgtagctagcgtctgaaacctggtgttgcctgtagctagcgtctgaaacctggtgttgtctgtagctagcgtctgaaacctggtgttgtctgtagctagcgtctgaaacctggtgttgcctgtagctagcgtctgaaacctggtgttgcctgtagctagcgtctgaaacctggtgttgcctgcagctagcgtctgaaacctggtgttgtctgtagctagcgtctgaaacctggtgttgcCTGCAGCTAGCATCTGAAACCTGGTGTTGCCTGCAGCTAGCATCTGAAACCTGGTGTTGCctgtagctagcgtctgaaacctggtgttgtctgtagctagcgtctgaaacctggtgttgtctgtagctagcgtctgaaacctggtgttgcCTGCAGCTAGCATCTGAAACCTGGTGTTGTCTGCagctagcgtctgaaacctggtgttgcctgcagctagcgtctgaaacctggtgttgtctgtagctagcgtctgaaacctggtgttgcctgtagctagcgtctgaaacctggtgttgcctgcagctagcgtctgaaacctggtgttgcCTGCAGCTAGCATCTGAAACCTGGTGTTGCctgtagctagcgtctgaaacctggtgttgTCTGTAGCTAGCATCTGAAACCTGGTGTAGTCTGCAGCTAGCATCTGAAACCTGGTGTAGTCTGCagctagcgtctgaaacctggtgttgtctgcagctagcgtctgaaacctggtgttgTCTGTAGCTAGCATCTGAAACCTGGTGTAGTCTGCAGCTAGCATCTGAAACCTGGTGTAGTCTGCagctagcgtctgaaacctggtgttgtctgtagctagcgtctgaaacctggtgttgcctgtagctagcgtctgaaacctggtgttgtctgtagctagcgtctgaaacctggtgttgtctgtagctagcgtctgaaacctggtgttgtctgtagctagcgtctgaaacctggtgttgTCTGTAGCTAGCATCTGAAACCTGGTGTTGTCTGTAGCTAGCATCTGAAACCTGGTGTTGTctgtagctagcgtctgaaacctggtgtAGTCTGCagctagcgtctgaaacctggtgttgcctgtagctagcgtctgaaacctggtgttgtctgtagctagcgtctgaaacctggtgttgcctgtagctagcgtctgaaacctggtgttgcCTGCAGCTAGCGTCTGAAACCCGGTGTTCCCCTGTAGCTAGCATCTGAAACCCAGTGTTGGCTGTAGCTAGCGTCTGAAGTGGTGAGGTGAGCAGGACTGAgccccaaattgcaccctattccctatatagggctcaagtcaagtagtgtactataaagggaatcgggtgccatttgagacacggGATTGGAGTCCATGAAGTTGAACAGTCCATCAATGGGTGGCAGATATCAAGCCGAGCAGCAGTGACTTGGATACAGATATCAAGCCTAGCAGCAGTGACTTGGATACAGATAACAAGCCGAGCAGCAGTGACTTGGATACAGATATCAAGCCTAGCAGCAGTGACTTGGATACAGATATCAAGCCTAGCAGCAGTGACTTGGATACAGATATCAAGCCTAGCAGCAGTGACTTGGATACAGATATCAAGCCTAGCAGCAGTGACTTGGATACAGATATCAAGCCGAGCAGCAGTGACTTGGATACAGATATCAAGCCTAGCAGCAGTGACTTGGATACAGATATCAAGCCTAGCAGCAGTGACTTGGATACAGATATCAAGCCTAGCAGCAGTGACTTGGATACAGATATTAAGCCGAGCAGCAGTGACTTGGATACAGATATCAAGCCTAGCAGCAGTGACTTGGATACAGATATTAAGCCTAGCAGCAGTGACTTGGATACAGATATCAGCAGTGACCTAGCAGCAGTGACTTGGATACAGATATTAAGCCTAGCAGCAGTGACTTGATACAGATATACAGATATACAAGCCTAGCAGCAGTGACTTGGATACAGATATCAAGCCTAGCAGCAGTGACTTGGACACAGATATCAAGCCTAGCAGCAGTGACTTGGATACAGATATCAAGCCTAGCAGCAGTGACTTGGATACAGATATCAAGCCTAGCAGCAGCAGTGACTTGGATACAGATATCAAGCCTAGCAGCAGTGACTTGGATACAGATATCAAGCCTAGCAGCAGTGACTTGGATACAGATATCAAGCCTAGCAGCAGTGACTTGGATACAGATATCAAGCCTAGCAGCAGTGACTTGACAGATTCAAGCCCAGCAGATACAGATATCAAGCCTAGCAGCAGTGACTTGGATACAGATATCAAGCCGAGCAGCAGTGACTTGGATACAGATATCAAGCCTAGCAGCAGTGA
Above is a window of Oncorhynchus keta strain PuntledgeMale-10-30-2019 unplaced genomic scaffold, Oket_V2 Un_contig_27604_pilon_pilon, whole genome shotgun sequence DNA encoding:
- the LOC127922907 gene encoding uncharacterized PPE family protein PPE21-like isoform X8, producing the protein MLATDNTRFQMLATDNTRFQTLATDNTRFQTLATDNTRFQTLATDNTRFQTLATGNTRFQMLAADYTRFQMLATDNTRFQTLAADNTRFQTLAADYTRFQMLAADYTRFQMLATDNTRFQTLATGNTRFQMLAAGNTRFQTLAAGNTRFQTLATGNTRFQTLATDNTRFQTLAAGNTRFQTLAADNTRFQMLAAGNTRFQTLATDNTRFQTLATDNTRFQTLATGNTRFQMLAAGNTRFQMLAAGNTRFQTLATDNTRFQTLAAGNTRFQTLATGNTRFQTLATGNTRFQTLATDNTRFQTLATDNTRFQTLATGNTRFQTLATGNTRFQTLATGNTRFQTLATGNTRFQTLATGNTRFQTLATDNTRFQTLATGNTRFQTLATDNTRFRTLATGNTRFQTLATGNTRFQTLATGNTRFQTLATGNTRFQTLATDNTRFRTLATGNTRFRTLATDNTRFQTLATDNTRFRTLATGNTRFRTLATGNTRFQTLAADYTRFQAGTKGVIVVL
- the LOC127922907 gene encoding uncharacterized protein LOC127922907 isoform X19; the encoded protein is MLATDNTRFQMLATDNTRFQTLATDNTRFQTLATDNTRFQTLATDNTRFQTLATGNTRFQTLATDNTRFQTLAADYTRFQMLAADYTRFQMLATDNTRFQTLAADNTRFQTLAADYTRFQMLAADYTRFQMLATDNTRFQTLATGNTRFQMLAAGNTRFQTLAAGNTRFQTLATGNTRFQTLATDNTRFQTLAAGNTRFQTLAADNTRFQMLAAGNTRFQTLATDNTRFQTLATDNTRFQTLATGNTRFQMLAAGNTRFQMLAAGNTRFQTLATDNTRFQTLAAGNTRFQTLATGNTRFQTLATGNTRFQTLATDNTRFQTLATDNTRFQTLATGNTRFQTLATGNTRFQTLATGNTRFQTLATGNTRFQTLATGNTRFQTLATDNTRFQTLATGNTRFQTLATDNTRFRTLATGNTRFQTLATGNTRFQTLATGNTRFRTLATGNTRFRTLATDNTRFRTLATGNTRFRTLATGNTRFQTLAADYTRFQAGTKGVIVVL
- the LOC127922907 gene encoding uncharacterized PPE family protein PPE21-like isoform X11; translated protein: MLATDNTRFQMLATDNTRFQTLATDNTRFQTLATDNTRFQTLATDNTRFQTLATGNTRFQTLATDNTRFQTLAADYTRFQMLAADYTRFQMLATDNTRFQTLAADNTRFQTLAADYTRFQMLAADYTRFQMLATDNTRFQTLATGNTRFQMLAAGNTRFQTLAAGNTRFQTLATGNTRFQTLATDNTRFQTLAAGNTRFQTLAADNTRFQMLAAGNTRFQTLATDNTRFQTLATDNTRFQTLATGNTRFQMLAAGNTRFQMLAAGNTRFQTLATDNTRFQTLAAGNTRFQTLATGNTRFQTLATGNTRFQTLATDNTRFQTLATDNTRFQTLATGNTRFQTLATGNTRFQTLATGNTRFQTLATGNTRFQTLATGNTRFQTLATDNTRFQTLATGNTRFQTLATDNTRFRTLATGNTRFQTLATGNTRFQTLATGNTRFRTLATGNTRFRTLATDNTRFQTLATDNTRFRTLATGNTRFRTLATGNTRFQTLAADYTRFQAGTKGVIVVL
- the LOC127922907 gene encoding uncharacterized PPE family protein PPE21-like isoform X1 — its product is MLATDNTRFQMLATDNTRFQTLATDNTRFQTLATDNTRFQTLATDNTRFQTLATGNTRFQTLAADYTRFQMLAADYTRFQMLATDNTRFQTLAADNTRFQTLAADYTRFQMLAADYTRFQMLATDNTRFQTLATGNTRFQMLAAGNTRFQTLAAGNTRFQTLATGNTRFQTLATDNTRFQTLAAGNTRFQTLAADNTRFQMLAAGNTRFQTLATDNTRFQTLATDNTRFQTLATGNTRFQMLAAGNTRFQMLAAGNTRFQTLATDNTRFQTLAAGNTRFQTLATGNTRFQTLATGNTRFQTLATDNTRFQTLATDNTRFQTLATGNTRFQTLATGNTRFQTLATGNTRFQTLATGNTRFQTLATGNTRFQTLATDNTRFQTLATGNTRFQTLATDNTRFRTLATGNTRFQTLATGNTRFQTLATGNTRFQTLATGNTRFQTLATDNTRFRTLATGNTRFRTLATDNTRFQTLATDNTRFRTLATGNTRFRTLATGNTRFQTLAADYTRFQAGTKGVIVVL
- the LOC127922907 gene encoding uncharacterized PPE family protein PPE21-like isoform X20; translated protein: MLATDNTRFQMLATDNTRFQTLATDNTRFQTLATDNTRFQTLATDNTRFQTLATGNTRFQMLAADYTRFQTLAADYTRFQMLAADYTRFQMLATDNTRFQTLATGNTRFQMLAAGNTRFQTLAAGNTRFQTLATGNTRFQTLATDNTRFQTLAAGNTRFQTLAADNTRFQMLAAGNTRFQTLATDNTRFQTLATDNTRFQTLATGNTRFQMLAAGNTRFQMLAAGNTRFQTLATDNTRFQTLAAGNTRFQTLATGNTRFQTLATGNTRFQTLATDNTRFQTLATDNTRFQTLATGNTRFQTLATGNTRFQTLATGNTRFQTLATGNTRFQTLATGNTRFQTLATDNTRFQTLATGNTRFQTLATDNTRFRTLATGNTRFQTLATGNTRFQTLATGNTRFQTLATGNTRFQTLATDNTRFRTLATGNTRFRTLATDNTRFQTLATDNTRFRTLATGNTRFRTLATGNTRFQTLAADYTRFQAGTKGVIVVL
- the LOC127922907 gene encoding uncharacterized PPE family protein PPE21-like isoform X24; this translates as MLATDNTRFQMLATDNTRFQTLATDNTRFQTLATDNTRFQTLATDNTRFQTLATGNTRFQTLAADYTRFQMLAADYTRFQMLATDNTRFQTLATGNTRFQMLAAGNTRFQTLAAGNTRFQTLATGNTRFQTLATDNTRFQTLAAGNTRFQTLAADNTRFQMLAAGNTRFQTLATDNTRFQTLATDNTRFQTLATGNTRFQMLAAGNTRFQMLAAGNTRFQTLATDNTRFQTLAAGNTRFQTLATGNTRFQTLATGNTRFQTLATDNTRFQTLATDNTRFQTLATGNTRFQTLATGNTRFQTLATGNTRFQTLATGNTRFQTLATGNTRFQTLATDNTRFQTLATGNTRFQTLATDNTRFRTLATGNTRFQTLATGNTRFQTLATGNTRFQTLATGNTRFQTLATDNTRFRTLATGNTRFRTLATDNTRFQTLATDNTRFRTLATGNTRFRTLATGNTRFQTLAADYTRFQAGTKGVIVVL
- the LOC127922907 gene encoding uncharacterized PPE family protein PPE16-like isoform X44 — encoded protein: MLATDNTRFQMLATDNTRFQTLATDNTRFQTLATDNTRFQTLATGNTRFQTLATDNTRFQTLATDNTRFQTLATGNTRFQMLAAGNTRFQMLAAGNTRFQTLATDNTRFQTLAAGNTRFQTLATGNTRFQTLATGNTRFQTLATDNTRFQTLATDNTRFQTLATGNTRFQTLATGNTRFQTLATGNTRFQTLATGNTRFQTLATGNTRFQTLATDNTRFQTLATGNTRFQTLATDNTRFRTLATGNTRFQTLATGNTRFQTLATGNTRFQTLATGNTRFQTLATDNTRFRTLATGNTRFRTLATDNTRFQTLATDNTRFRTLATGNTRFRTLATGNTRFQTLAADYTRFQAGTKGVIVVL
- the LOC127922907 gene encoding uncharacterized PPE family protein PPE62-like isoform X9 yields the protein MLATDNTRFQMLATDNTRFQTLATDNTRFQTLATDNTRFQTLATDNTRFQTLATGNTRFQTLATDNTRFQTLAADYTRFQMLAADYTRFQMLATDNTRFQTLAADNTRFQTLAADYTRFQMLAADYTRFQMLATDNTRFQTLATGNTRFQMLAAGNTRFQTLATDNTRFQTLAAGNTRFQTLAADNTRFQMLAAGNTRFQTLATDNTRFQTLATDNTRFQTLATGNTRFQMLAAGNTRFQMLAAGNTRFQTLATDNTRFQTLAAGNTRFQTLATGNTRFQTLATGNTRFQTLATDNTRFQTLATDNTRFQTLATGNTRFQTLATGNTRFQTLATGNTRFQTLATGNTRFQTLATGNTRFQTLATDNTRFQTLATGNTRFQTLATDNTRFRTLATGNTRFQTLATGNTRFQTLATGNTRFQTLATGNTRFQTLATDNTRFRTLATGNTRFRTLATDNTRFQTLATDNTRFRTLATGNTRFRTLATGNTRFQTLAADYTRFQAGTKGVIVVL
- the LOC127922907 gene encoding uncharacterized protein LOC127922907 isoform X22, whose product is MLATDNTRFQMLATDNTRFQTLATDNTRFQTLATDNTRFQTLATDNTRFQTLATGNTRFQTLATDNTRFQTLAADYTRFQMLAADYTRFQMLATDNTRFQTLAADNTRFQTLAADYTRFQMLAADYTRFQMLATDNTRFQTLATGNTRFQMLAAGNTRFQTLAAGNTRFQTLATGNTRFQTLATDNTRFQTLAAGNTRFQTLAADNTRFQMLAAGNTRFQTLATDNTRFQTLATDNTRFQTLATGNTRFQMLAAGNTRFQMLAAGNTRFQTLATDNTRFQTLAAGNTRFQTLATGNTRFQTLATGNTRFQTLATDNTRFQTLATDNTRFQTLATGNTRFQTLATGNTRFQTLATGNTRFQTLATGNTRFQTLATGNTRFQTLATDNTRFQTLATGNTRFQTLATDNTRFRTLATGNTRFQTLATGNTRFRTLATDNTRFQTLATDNTRFRTLATGNTRFRTLATGNTRFQTLAADYTRFQAGTKGVIVVL
- the LOC127922907 gene encoding uncharacterized protein LOC127922907 isoform X23 codes for the protein MLATDNTRFQMLATDNTRFQTLATDNTRFQTLATDNTRFQTLATDNTRFQTLATGNTRFQTLATDNTRFQTLAADYTRFQMLAADYTRFQMLATDNTRFQTLAADNTRFQTLAADYTRFQMLAADYTRFQMLATDNTRFQTLATGNTRFQMLAAGNTRFQTLAAGNTRFQTLATGNTRFQTLATDNTRFQTLAAGNTRFQTLAADNTRFQMLAAGNTRFQTLATDNTRFQTLATDNTRFQTLATGNTRFQMLAAGNTRFQMLAAGNTRFQTLATDNTRFQTLAAGNTRFQTLATGNTRFQTLATGNTRFQTLATDNTRFQTLATDNTRFQTLATGNTRFQTLATGNTRFQTLATGNTRFQTLATGNTRFQTLATGNTRFQTLATDNTRFQTLATGNTRFQTLATDNTRFRTLATGNTRFQTLATGNTRFRTLATGNTRFRTLATDNTRFRTLATGNTRFRTLATGNTRFQTLAADYTRFQAGTKGVIVVL
- the LOC127922907 gene encoding uncharacterized protein LOC127922907 isoform X18, which gives rise to MLATDNTRFQMLATDNTRFQTLATDNTRFQTLATDNTRFQTLATDNTRFQTLATGNTRFQTLATDNTRFQTLAADYTRFQMLAADYTRFQMLATDNTRFQTLAADNTRFQTLAADYTRFQMLAADYTRFQMLATDNTRFQTLATGNTRFQMLAAGNTRFQTLAAGNTRFQTLATGNTRFQTLATDNTRFQTLAAGNTRFQTLAADNTRFQMLAAGNTRFQTLATDNTRFQTLATDNTRFQTLATGNTRFQMLAAGNTRFQMLAAGNTRFQTLATDNTRFQTLAAGNTRFQTLATGNTRFQTLATGNTRFQTLATDNTRFQTLATDNTRFQTLATGNTRFQTLATGNTRFQTLATGNTRFQTLATGNTRFQTLATGNTRFQTLATDNTRFQTLATGNTRFQTLATDNTRFRTLATGNTRFQTLATGNTRFRTLATGNTRFRTLATDNTRFQTLATDNTRFRTLATGNTRFRTLATGNTRFQTLAADYTRFQAGTKGVIVVL
- the LOC127922907 gene encoding uncharacterized PPE family protein PPE21-like isoform X31, yielding MLATDNTRFQMLATDNTRFQTLATDNTRFQTLATDNTRFQTLATDNTRFQTLATGNTRFQTLATDNTRFQTLAADYTRFQMLAADYTRFQMLATDNTRFQTLAADNTRFQTLAADYTRFQMLAADYTRFQMLATDNTRFQTLATGNTRFQMLAAGNTRFQTLAAGNTRFQTLATGNTRFQTLATDNTRFQTLAAGNTRFQTLAADNTRFQMLAAGNTRFQTLATDNTRFQTLATDNTRFQTLATDNTRFQTLATGNTRFQTLATGNTRFQTLATGNTRFQTLATGNTRFQTLATGNTRFQTLATDNTRFQTLATGNTRFQTLATDNTRFRTLATGNTRFQTLATGNTRFQTLATGNTRFQTLATGNTRFQTLATDNTRFRTLATGNTRFRTLATDNTRFQTLATDNTRFRTLATGNTRFRTLATGNTRFQTLAADYTRFQAGTKGVIVVL
- the LOC127922907 gene encoding uncharacterized PPE family protein PPE21-like isoform X37, yielding MLATDNTRFQMLATDNTRFQTLATDNTRFQTLATDNTRFQTLATDNTRFQTLATGNTRFQTLATDNTRFQTLAADYTRFQMLAADYTRFQMLATDNTRFQTLAADNTRFQTLAADYTRFQMLAADYTRFQMLATDNTRFQTLATGNTRFQMLAAGNTRFQTLAAGNTRFQTLATGNTRFQTLATDNTRFQTLATDNTRFQTLATDNTRFQTLATDNTRFQTLATGNTRFQTLATGNTRFQTLATGNTRFQTLATGNTRFQTLATGNTRFQTLATDNTRFQTLATGNTRFQTLATDNTRFRTLATGNTRFQTLATGNTRFQTLATGNTRFQTLATGNTRFQTLATDNTRFRTLATGNTRFRTLATDNTRFQTLATDNTRFRTLATGNTRFRTLATGNTRFQTLAADYTRFQAGTKGVIVVL
- the LOC127922907 gene encoding uncharacterized PPE family protein PPE21-like isoform X14 — its product is MLATDNTRFQMLATDNTRFQTLATDNTRFQTLATDNTRFQTLATDNTRFQTLATGNTRFQTLATDNTRFQTLAADYTRFQMLAADYTRFQMLATDNTRFQTLAADNTRFQTLAADYTRFQMLAADYTRFQMLATDNTRFQTLATGNTRFQMLAAGNTRFQTLAAGNTRFQTLATGNTRFQTLATDNTRFQTLAAGNTRFQTLAADNTRFQMLAAGNTRFQTLATDNTRFQTLATDNTRFQTLATGNTRFQMLAAGNTRFQMLAAGNTRFQTLATDNTRFQTLAAGNTRFQTLATGNTRFQTLATGNTRFQTLATDNTRFQTLATDNTRFQTLATGNTRFQTLATGNTRFQTLATGNTRFQTLATGNTRFQTLATGNTRFQTLATDNTRFQTLATGNTRFQTLATDNTRFRTLATGNTRFQTLATGNTRFQTLATGNTRFQTLATGNTRFRTLATGNTRFRTLATDNTRFRTLATGNTRFRTLATGNTRFQTLAADYTRFQAGTKGVIVVL
- the LOC127922907 gene encoding uncharacterized PPE family protein PPE21-like isoform X6; translated protein: MLATDNTRFQMLATDNTRFQTLATDNTRFQTLATDNTRFQTLATDNTRFQTLATGNTRFQTLATDNTRFQTLAADYTRFQMLAADYTRFQMLATDNTRFQTLAADNTRFQTLAADYTRFQMLAADYTRFQMLATDNTRFQTLATGNTRFQMLAAGNTRFQTLAAGNTRFQTLATGNTRFQTLATDNTRFQTLAAGNTRFQTLAADNTRFQMLAAGNTRFQTLATDNTRFQTLATDNTRFQTLATGNTRFQMLAAGNTRFQMLAAGNTRFQTLATDNTRFQTLAAGNTRFQTLATGNTRFQTLATGNTRFQTLATDNTRFQTLATDNTRFQTLATGNTRFQTLATGNTRFQTLATGNTRFQTLATGNTRFQTLATGNTRFQTLATDNTRFQTLATGNTRFQTLATDNTRFRTLATGNTRFQTLATGNTRFQTLATGNTRFQTLATGNTRFQTLATDNTRFRTLATGNTRFRTLATDNTRFRTLATGNTRFRTLATGNTRFQTLAADYTRFQAGTKGVIVVL